A region from the Halobacillus mangrovi genome encodes:
- the trpD gene encoding anthranilate phosphoribosyltransferase: MKELLSRVVAGETLNETDAFTTMDQIMNGNMTTGQLMSMLSIMRYRGETVEEMTGFVRAMRENMTKIDTDEEDLVDTCGTGGDGASTFNISTAVSIVLASMGVKIAKHGNRKVSSRSGSADVLETLGIPIDSTPEQGAKAIADKGMTFMFAPIYHQAMKHAGPARQELGFRTVFNLLGPMSNPANAKRQLLGIYDTSHAEKMAETLHKLGSKHVLLATGRDGLDEITVTGETDIVELKDGEITRFTITPEDFGLERGSLEDIQISKTEESAAMIYNVLSGQANESAMTIVTLNAAAGLYVAGKVEDLSEGVYQVQKAIQTGVTFAYFESIAVEKENRQYA; this comes from the coding sequence ATGAAAGAACTATTGAGCAGAGTTGTAGCTGGAGAAACCTTAAATGAGACAGACGCTTTTACAACCATGGACCAGATTATGAATGGCAACATGACGACAGGTCAGTTGATGAGTATGTTGAGCATAATGCGCTACCGCGGGGAAACGGTTGAGGAAATGACCGGTTTTGTCCGAGCGATGAGAGAAAACATGACCAAAATTGACACCGATGAAGAGGACCTCGTAGATACATGCGGAACGGGAGGAGACGGAGCTTCCACATTCAATATCTCTACTGCTGTATCCATCGTACTTGCGAGTATGGGTGTAAAAATAGCGAAGCACGGAAATCGTAAAGTATCTTCCAGGAGTGGAAGTGCTGACGTACTGGAAACACTCGGAATTCCTATTGACAGTACTCCAGAACAAGGTGCGAAGGCCATTGCTGATAAAGGCATGACGTTTATGTTCGCTCCGATATATCACCAGGCGATGAAGCATGCTGGACCAGCGAGACAGGAATTAGGCTTCCGTACCGTGTTTAATCTCTTAGGGCCAATGTCCAACCCTGCGAATGCCAAACGCCAGCTGCTAGGAATCTATGATACGTCACACGCTGAGAAAATGGCAGAGACGCTTCACAAACTAGGATCGAAACACGTCTTGCTTGCCACTGGACGTGATGGTCTTGATGAAATCACGGTCACTGGAGAAACAGATATCGTTGAGCTCAAAGATGGTGAGATTACGAGATTCACGATTACCCCAGAAGACTTTGGTCTAGAGAGAGGCAGCCTGGAAGATATCCAAATCAGCAAGACAGAAGAAAGCGCGGCAATGATTTATAACGTACTTTCCGGTCAGGCGAATGAAAGTGCGATGACAATTGTAACGTTGAATGCTGCTGCAGGCCTTTATGTAGCAGGAAAAGTGGAGGACCTTAGCGAAGGAGTATATCAGGTGCAAAAAGCCATTCAGACGGGAGTGACTTTTGCTTACTTCGAATCCATTGCTGTTGAAAAGGAGAATCGCCAATATGCTTGA
- a CDS encoding YxlC family protein, whose amino-acid sequence MTENKKTDELEQLLNEASLHTDEHLHVDEPSTEFFEQMVQEQTEAWYRRLWIELACLWVVALLCLSVLAITVFYAPLLFVGIQIVSLVILGGYFIKESSRMVAWKQ is encoded by the coding sequence ATGACCGAAAACAAGAAAACGGATGAATTGGAACAATTGCTGAACGAAGCGTCTCTTCATACAGATGAGCACCTCCATGTAGATGAACCTTCCACGGAATTTTTTGAACAGATGGTACAGGAGCAAACAGAAGCATGGTACCGCAGGCTCTGGATTGAACTGGCCTGCTTATGGGTTGTCGCTCTACTTTGCTTGAGTGTTCTCGCTATTACGGTCTTCTACGCTCCGCTTTTATTCGTAGGCATCCAAATAGTATCTCTTGTTATATTAGGCGGCTATTTTATCAAAGAAAGCTCAAGAATGGTGGCATGGAAACAATGA
- the trpB gene encoding tryptophan synthase subunit beta, whose product MQVFPDIKGRFGDFGGKYVPETLMGPLQELEAALDEAMEDTAFIEEYHHVLKEYAGRPTALSYADKISEHLGGAKIYLKREDLNHTGAHKLNNAIGQALLAKRMGKQKIIAETGAGQHGVASATVAAKFGLECKVFMGEEDIRRQELNVFRMKLLGAEVVSVSSGNGTLKDATNEAIRYWVANCEDHFYLIGSVVGPHPYPRMVRDFQRVIGDESKEQFLEVETKLPDRIYACVGGGSNAMGMFYPFLEDEAELVGVEAAGKGIDTPEHAATLSKGTPGVIHGSLTYLMQDENGQITEPYSISAGLDYPGIGPEHAHLFQSRRVRYEAITDQEALDALKLLTETEGIIPAIESAHALAQAFKEAGDMSSDQTILINLSGRGDKDMATLMDHFQEEV is encoded by the coding sequence TTGCAAGTTTTTCCAGACATTAAAGGCCGGTTCGGAGATTTTGGCGGAAAATACGTCCCGGAAACGTTGATGGGGCCGTTGCAGGAGCTCGAAGCAGCACTAGACGAAGCGATGGAGGATACAGCGTTCATCGAAGAATATCACCACGTATTAAAAGAGTATGCCGGCCGACCAACCGCCCTTTCTTATGCAGATAAAATCAGTGAGCATCTCGGTGGTGCAAAAATCTATCTGAAGCGAGAGGATTTGAACCACACAGGTGCCCATAAATTGAACAACGCGATTGGACAGGCGTTATTGGCAAAGCGCATGGGTAAACAGAAAATCATCGCAGAGACCGGAGCCGGACAACACGGGGTAGCCTCTGCTACGGTAGCAGCGAAATTCGGACTAGAATGTAAAGTGTTCATGGGAGAAGAAGACATTCGACGTCAGGAACTGAACGTCTTCCGCATGAAGCTGTTAGGTGCTGAAGTGGTTTCCGTTTCAAGTGGAAATGGAACATTGAAGGATGCCACTAACGAAGCGATCCGCTATTGGGTAGCGAATTGTGAAGACCATTTCTATTTAATCGGTTCAGTTGTCGGACCCCATCCGTATCCTCGTATGGTCCGTGATTTCCAGCGTGTAATCGGCGACGAGTCCAAAGAACAGTTCCTAGAAGTAGAAACGAAGCTTCCGGATCGCATTTACGCCTGCGTTGGCGGCGGAAGTAATGCGATGGGCATGTTTTATCCATTTTTAGAAGATGAAGCAGAGCTCGTAGGTGTCGAAGCAGCTGGAAAAGGAATCGATACACCTGAACATGCTGCGACCTTATCAAAAGGAACACCTGGGGTCATTCACGGATCCTTAACGTATTTGATGCAGGATGAGAATGGACAAATTACTGAACCTTATTCGATCTCAGCAGGATTGGACTACCCTGGCATCGGACCTGAGCATGCGCACCTTTTCCAATCCCGTCGGGTCCGCTATGAAGCGATCACCGATCAAGAAGCATTAGATGCTCTTAAACTATTAACAGAAACAGAAGGCATAATTCCAGCAATCGAAAGTGCCCACGCGCTTGCACAGGCCTTCAAGGAAGCTGGCGATATGTCGTCTGATCAAACGATCCTGATTAACTTATCTGGCCGTGGTGACAAGGATATGGCTACATTGATGGATCATTTCCAGGAGGAGGTGTAA
- a CDS encoding sigma-Y antisigma factor component, with protein MTHYGPEEIPIWGIILIALLLLTQSSILFIKARRIGKVPWLWGIVGLIQFPVPSIVFWILLKTAWKDRSGEEGRPS; from the coding sequence ATGACCCATTACGGACCTGAAGAAATCCCCATCTGGGGCATCATCCTTATTGCACTCCTTTTACTCACCCAGAGTTCTATTTTATTTATTAAAGCTAGAAGAATAGGAAAAGTCCCATGGCTCTGGGGAATCGTCGGATTAATCCAATTCCCTGTTCCAAGTATTGTGTTTTGGATTTTGCTTAAAACTGCCTGGAAAGACCGATCCGGAGAGGAAGGTCGTCCCTCATGA
- the trpE gene encoding anthranilate synthase component I — protein MTTFESFINDASTHRTIPIIQSFYTDTLTPIHMFHALKEEAVYMLESQDPESPWSNYSFIGLDPMMEIKEQGSSFTILDFDEDREERAGTFKEAFNKVVEQLDVKIPDIPLPFTGGGVGYISYDAISDYEPVPEAIEDDLNLSNYHLLFCKTLIAYHHRTKETTILSFSRLDEHPSKEEAYDAAKRRIKAVQHRLMNHHGLTDLMLTEDVPEEKDLVLDSNYEPIQFKKDVDKIKEYILAGDIFQAVLSQRFHTETKRSGFELYRVLRKVNPSPYMFYLKMNELEVIGSSPERLLEVRDGKLEIHPIAGTRKRGETPEEDDTLAEELLADEKELAEHRMLVDLARNDIGRVAEYGTVDVSEYLTIGRFSKVMHIISKVTGELKKDISPIDALISAFPAGTLSGAPKVRAMQILRELEPTPRNLYGGGILYLGFDGNIDSCITIRTMTLVNEDLYIQAGAGVVADSDPEAEYQETLNKASALKRTIQLAEHVFETSREGVESK, from the coding sequence ATGACCACGTTTGAATCTTTTATAAATGATGCTTCTACGCATCGAACTATTCCAATTATTCAATCTTTTTACACGGATACCCTTACACCGATTCACATGTTTCACGCCCTGAAAGAAGAAGCGGTCTATATGCTTGAAAGCCAGGATCCGGAATCGCCCTGGTCCAACTATTCTTTTATCGGACTAGACCCGATGATGGAGATTAAAGAGCAAGGATCTTCCTTCACCATTTTAGATTTTGATGAGGATCGCGAAGAGAGAGCGGGAACATTTAAAGAAGCGTTTAACAAAGTCGTTGAGCAGCTGGATGTAAAGATACCGGACATTCCGCTTCCTTTTACAGGCGGAGGTGTCGGCTACATCAGCTATGACGCCATTTCTGATTATGAGCCTGTGCCAGAAGCGATCGAAGATGATTTGAACCTATCAAACTATCATCTGTTATTTTGTAAAACATTGATTGCTTACCACCATAGAACAAAAGAAACGACGATCCTTTCTTTTTCAAGACTTGATGAGCACCCTTCAAAAGAAGAGGCGTATGATGCGGCCAAGCGTCGAATCAAAGCCGTCCAGCATCGCTTGATGAATCACCATGGACTAACTGATTTGATGCTGACTGAAGACGTGCCTGAGGAAAAGGATTTAGTGCTTGATAGTAATTACGAGCCTATACAGTTCAAAAAAGACGTAGACAAGATCAAGGAGTATATTCTTGCTGGTGATATTTTTCAGGCCGTTTTGTCTCAACGTTTTCATACCGAAACGAAGCGGAGCGGCTTCGAACTCTACCGTGTATTAAGAAAAGTAAACCCATCCCCTTATATGTTTTATTTAAAAATGAATGAATTAGAAGTGATCGGCAGCTCTCCGGAGCGTCTTCTCGAAGTGCGTGACGGCAAGCTTGAAATCCATCCCATAGCGGGAACGAGAAAACGTGGCGAAACACCCGAAGAGGACGATACCTTAGCTGAAGAGCTTCTGGCAGACGAAAAAGAACTGGCGGAACACCGAATGCTTGTCGACCTTGCCAGAAACGATATTGGCCGAGTAGCTGAATACGGAACGGTCGATGTCAGTGAATATTTGACCATTGGACGCTTTTCCAAAGTGATGCACATTATCAGTAAAGTGACCGGAGAGTTGAAAAAAGATATTTCTCCAATTGACGCACTGATTTCCGCTTTTCCAGCCGGTACGTTATCCGGTGCGCCTAAGGTAAGAGCGATGCAGATTTTGAGAGAATTAGAACCGACACCGCGAAATCTCTATGGCGGCGGTATTTTATATTTAGGATTTGATGGTAACATCGATTCCTGTATTACGATCCGGACGATGACATTGGTAAACGAAGACCTGTATATCCAGGCAGGTGCTGGTGTTGTCGCTGATTCTGATCCGGAAGCAGAGTATCAGGAAACGTTGAATAAAGCGAGTGCCCTTAAACGAACCATCCAGTTAGCTGAGCATGTTTTTGAGACGAGTAGAGAAGGAGTGGAGAGTAAATGA
- a CDS encoding sodium:solute symporter family protein → MELQQDPTLLWFMAIYAIVMIGIGVFMSKKVAGSEDFVLAGKSLGPFVLMGTLLATWTGSGSISGGETSMAFSYGILPSFMMMLPTLVGIIILYVIAPKIREQGKFTVAGILEAKYGRTARNLASVIIILAYVGIVSYQMKGFGFILNLTTGMSVAAGTMIGAGMIIFLAMIGGLRSVSQTDAISGFLMVGGLIITVPTIFIVAGGWSEIVANVPESHMNATGGLTTIQMIGYLLPSLFLLLGDQNMYQRLASSKGNKAAKRAQLGWLIAMIVISPSISLIAFASRSLFPNIDPGMALMATTVAMPVAIGGILLAAAASFIITTGNSYLLSAATNLTYDLYKNYVDKDASDKKLLGMTRIFIVVLGLLAFVIISYFPTVLSVQMYAYTVYGAGLTPAVLAVFFWKRVNVIGGVSSMVAGVVATLTWEVLLQKPFEVNSVVVAVPVAVIVLIVGTLLTTNNYQSREATSNA, encoded by the coding sequence ATGGAACTGCAACAAGATCCAACTCTTTTATGGTTTATGGCCATTTATGCAATAGTAATGATTGGAATCGGCGTATTTATGTCGAAGAAAGTAGCCGGAAGTGAAGATTTCGTTTTAGCCGGTAAAAGCTTAGGTCCTTTCGTATTGATGGGAACACTATTAGCTACATGGACAGGTAGTGGAAGTATTTCAGGCGGAGAAACCTCTATGGCCTTCAGTTATGGAATTCTGCCATCCTTTATGATGATGCTCCCAACGTTAGTCGGTATTATCATTCTTTATGTCATTGCACCTAAAATCCGTGAACAAGGGAAATTCACTGTTGCCGGAATTTTAGAAGCAAAATACGGTCGCACAGCCCGTAACCTTGCGAGTGTCATTATAATCCTAGCTTATGTAGGAATCGTATCATATCAAATGAAAGGCTTCGGCTTTATTCTTAACTTAACGACAGGCATGTCTGTCGCTGCCGGAACGATGATCGGAGCAGGGATGATCATTTTCCTTGCGATGATCGGGGGACTGCGTTCCGTATCCCAGACCGATGCCATCAGTGGATTTTTAATGGTTGGAGGATTAATCATTACCGTTCCGACGATCTTCATCGTCGCTGGAGGATGGAGTGAAATCGTCGCAAATGTACCCGAGTCACACATGAATGCAACTGGTGGGCTAACGACGATTCAAATGATCGGTTATCTATTGCCGTCTCTATTCTTGCTTTTAGGTGACCAAAACATGTATCAGCGCCTTGCTTCATCTAAAGGGAACAAAGCAGCTAAACGCGCTCAACTCGGATGGTTGATTGCGATGATCGTTATTTCTCCATCCATTTCATTGATCGCATTTGCATCCCGTTCTCTATTCCCTAACATCGATCCTGGAATGGCCCTTATGGCGACTACGGTAGCGATGCCTGTAGCCATTGGAGGTATTTTGCTGGCAGCAGCTGCTTCCTTTATCATCACAACCGGAAACTCGTATCTGTTATCAGCAGCTACAAACTTAACGTATGACCTATATAAAAATTACGTAGATAAAGATGCTTCAGATAAAAAACTTCTAGGCATGACGCGTATCTTTATCGTTGTCCTAGGACTGCTGGCCTTTGTCATTATCAGCTACTTCCCAACAGTATTAAGTGTACAAATGTATGCTTATACGGTTTACGGAGCAGGTCTGACGCCGGCTGTACTCGCCGTCTTCTTCTGGAAGCGCGTCAACGTTATTGGCGGTGTAAGCTCCATGGTTGCCGGTGTAGTAGCTACCCTTACTTGGGAAGTTCTTCTACAAAAACCATTTGAAGTGAACAGTGTGGTTGTCGCAGTACCGGTTGCTGTCATTGTGTTGATTGTTGGAACTCTATTAACGACAAACAATTATCAATCTCGTGAAGCGACTTCTAATGCGTAA
- the trpA gene encoding tryptophan synthase subunit alpha yields MLTKTSFQGKLTKTENLFIPFVVAGDPTPEMTIQYALRLQKEGADILELGVPYSDPLADGPTIQRAAKRALNAGMSLRKAIQLVPELRKNGVEIPVVIFTYYNPVLQLGHEYFFELLEENGAEGVLIPDLPYEESEEVRALAEEKGIEFISLVAPNSDVRIKQIAEHARGFLYCVSTLGVTGERSGEMSADSLSFIKKVKEHSPVPVAVGFGVSSNDDVKLVREHADGVIIGSKIIRLIEDGLEKVQQGNENEALEDFSAGIHELVK; encoded by the coding sequence ATGCTCACAAAAACTTCATTCCAAGGGAAACTGACAAAAACAGAGAACTTATTCATACCATTTGTTGTTGCCGGTGATCCGACTCCAGAAATGACCATCCAATATGCCCTTCGCCTTCAGAAAGAGGGAGCCGATATCCTTGAGCTTGGCGTGCCCTACTCGGATCCATTAGCAGACGGTCCAACGATTCAGAGAGCAGCCAAGCGCGCATTGAATGCTGGAATGTCATTGAGAAAAGCGATCCAGCTTGTTCCAGAGCTCAGGAAAAATGGTGTCGAAATTCCTGTTGTGATTTTTACGTATTATAATCCTGTTTTGCAGCTCGGACATGAGTACTTTTTCGAGCTGTTAGAAGAAAACGGAGCAGAGGGTGTATTGATTCCTGACCTTCCTTACGAAGAGAGTGAAGAAGTACGAGCTCTAGCAGAAGAAAAAGGAATCGAGTTCATTTCCCTTGTAGCCCCGAACTCTGATGTTAGAATTAAGCAGATCGCTGAGCATGCGAGAGGTTTTCTCTATTGTGTATCTACTTTAGGCGTAACCGGAGAACGCTCTGGTGAAATGTCAGCGGACTCACTTTCTTTCATTAAAAAAGTGAAAGAACACAGCCCTGTTCCCGTAGCCGTCGGATTTGGAGTTTCGTCTAATGATGATGTGAAGCTAGTCCGCGAACATGCCGATGGAGTGATTATTGGAAGTAAAATCATCCGCTTAATTGAAGACGGATTAGAAAAAGTCCAGCAAGGAAACGAAAACGAAGCCTTAGAGGATTTTTCAGCTGGCATACATGAACTCGTAAAGTAA
- a CDS encoding PLD nuclease N-terminal domain-containing protein: MLMTQNIIQVLQDNIAILAPLFIIQLILMVTAIVSLVKADETNGPKWMWVLIILFFNILGPIAYFIFGRRLDA; the protein is encoded by the coding sequence ATGCTGATGACTCAAAATATCATTCAGGTGCTGCAGGATAACATCGCCATTTTGGCCCCACTGTTTATCATTCAATTGATTCTCATGGTGACAGCGATCGTGAGCCTGGTGAAAGCAGACGAAACGAATGGACCGAAATGGATGTGGGTACTCATCATCTTATTTTTTAATATTCTCGGACCTATCGCTTACTTCATTTTCGGAAGGAGGCTTGATGCATGA
- the trpC gene encoding indole-3-glycerol phosphate synthase TrpC: MLETILAVKKQEIDRLFLPEEQTFKHYSLYQSLKNSPFEAGLIAEVKKASPSKGIIREDFNPVRIAHDYNEAGVQAISVLTDQHFFQGHRDFLTNIKQVVDVPVLRKDFIIDSIQVAESAYIGADAILLIGEALEAHQLHELYLQAQELGLEALVEVHSEETLEKVLAQFTPEILGINNRNLHTFETKLSQTERMAKLAPKESLLVSESGVFTYEDLQEVVGYGAEAVLVGESLMRQQNIKQGVHNLMKGENA; this comes from the coding sequence ATGCTTGAAACCATACTAGCTGTGAAGAAACAAGAAATCGATCGTTTGTTTCTTCCAGAAGAACAAACATTCAAACATTATTCATTATATCAATCGTTGAAAAACTCCCCCTTCGAGGCGGGACTGATTGCAGAAGTGAAAAAAGCTTCTCCATCGAAAGGTATTATTAGAGAGGATTTCAACCCTGTCCGGATCGCACACGATTACAATGAGGCAGGGGTGCAGGCCATTTCTGTTTTAACGGATCAGCACTTTTTCCAAGGACATCGTGACTTTCTGACAAACATCAAGCAGGTCGTCGATGTTCCTGTCTTACGAAAAGACTTCATTATTGATTCCATCCAAGTGGCAGAAAGCGCCTATATCGGTGCTGATGCCATTTTGCTTATTGGAGAAGCTCTTGAAGCCCACCAACTGCATGAATTGTATTTGCAGGCGCAGGAGCTTGGATTGGAAGCTTTAGTTGAAGTGCACAGCGAAGAAACGCTGGAAAAAGTATTAGCTCAGTTTACCCCGGAAATCCTCGGAATTAATAACCGGAATCTTCATACGTTTGAAACAAAGCTTTCCCAGACAGAGAGGATGGCAAAGCTTGCGCCAAAAGAGTCTCTGCTTGTTTCAGAAAGCGGCGTATTCACTTATGAGGATCTACAGGAGGTTGTCGGGTACGGAGCAGAAGCGGTGCTTGTTGGAGAATCATTAATGAGACAGCAAAACATCAAACAAGGCGTGCACAATTTGATGAAGGGAGAAAATGCCTGA
- a CDS encoding YbjQ family protein, translated as MIIVTTDFVPGFEVKELKGFVRGSTVQSKNIGRDILAGLKNVVGGEIKDYTKMMDEARQQAIGRMIQHAEEKGADAIITLRLETSSVTSAASEIIAYGTAVTLETKD; from the coding sequence ATGATTATCGTGACTACTGATTTTGTTCCAGGTTTTGAAGTGAAAGAGCTTAAAGGATTTGTTAGAGGAAGCACCGTTCAGTCAAAGAATATTGGACGGGATATTTTAGCTGGACTGAAAAATGTCGTTGGCGGTGAAATCAAAGATTATACGAAGATGATGGATGAAGCCAGACAGCAAGCGATCGGCCGAATGATTCAGCATGCAGAGGAAAAAGGTGCGGATGCAATCATAACCCTACGCCTTGAGACATCAAGTGTAACAAGTGCCGCTTCAGAGATCATCGCGTACGGCACGGCGGTTACGCTAGAAACAAAGGACTGA
- a CDS encoding phosphoribosylanthranilate isomerase, whose product MREPLVKFCGNRSLSDVAKTSSSDATHLGFIFVRKTKRCVRPELVGRWVKQIRPKQKLVGVFVEPRMDVIEEVLHFVDLDVIQLHGNETVSDLLKIKEATGLPVWKVIHHQNEGRKQMDLFQGVADGYVIDSKVKGAHGGTGVRFDWEAVPEYRDLAIEQGVPCLIAGGINPDNVGELLAYRPDGIDLSSGIEENEQKDLSKVQTIMKEVEQNVASFSRH is encoded by the coding sequence ATGAGAGAGCCGTTAGTCAAATTTTGTGGAAACCGATCCCTATCAGATGTCGCAAAAACATCTTCCTCAGATGCGACTCATCTAGGCTTTATCTTCGTAAGAAAAACGAAACGATGTGTGCGCCCAGAGCTAGTAGGCCGCTGGGTCAAACAGATTCGCCCAAAACAAAAACTCGTTGGAGTATTTGTAGAGCCCCGGATGGATGTCATCGAAGAAGTACTTCATTTTGTTGATTTGGATGTGATACAGCTTCATGGAAATGAGACCGTTTCCGATTTACTGAAAATCAAGGAAGCGACAGGGTTGCCTGTTTGGAAGGTGATCCACCATCAAAATGAAGGGCGAAAACAGATGGATCTTTTCCAGGGAGTTGCTGATGGATACGTAATCGATTCCAAAGTGAAAGGAGCACACGGAGGGACCGGTGTTCGTTTTGACTGGGAAGCGGTACCTGAATACAGGGATTTAGCGATAGAGCAAGGTGTACCCTGCTTAATTGCCGGAGGAATCAATCCGGATAACGTTGGAGAATTGTTAGCCTATAGACCAGATGGCATCGATCTATCCAGCGGAATTGAAGAAAATGAACAGAAAGATCTCAGCAAGGTTCAAACAATCATGAAAGAGGTGGAACAAAATGTTGCAAGTTTTTCCAGACATTAA
- the sigY gene encoding RNA polymerase sigma factor SigY, with amino-acid sequence MDSIIKRAKQGDQEALAQLLKEHYSFIVKYMWKLSGDEQMAYEVTQETLVKAIQKIHQYRGKSSFSTWLIQIATYTYLDTKRQLKRKQTFENKVKARLMHEPISASLPDEWYDVQEALWKLEDDHRIPILLKHYYGYDYEEIAKMTKVKAGTVKSRVHYGLEKLRKELYSHDRKQENG; translated from the coding sequence ATGGATTCAATTATCAAGCGTGCAAAACAAGGGGATCAAGAGGCTTTAGCACAGCTTTTGAAAGAGCACTACAGCTTCATTGTGAAATATATGTGGAAATTGAGCGGCGATGAACAAATGGCTTATGAAGTGACCCAGGAAACGCTGGTCAAAGCGATTCAAAAAATTCATCAATACAGGGGGAAATCGAGCTTTTCGACATGGCTGATCCAAATCGCCACTTACACGTACTTGGATACAAAAAGGCAGCTAAAACGCAAGCAGACCTTTGAAAATAAGGTAAAAGCTCGGTTGATGCATGAACCGATATCAGCCTCCCTCCCTGACGAATGGTATGACGTCCAGGAAGCTTTATGGAAATTGGAAGATGACCATCGGATTCCCATCTTGTTGAAGCACTACTATGGATATGATTATGAAGAGATCGCCAAGATGACGAAAGTAAAAGCGGGCACAGTAAAGTCACGTGTCCACTACGGACTAGAAAAACTCAGGAAGGAGCTCTACTCTCATGACCGAAAACAAGAAAACGGATGA
- a CDS encoding anthranilate synthase component II, translated as MIYMIDHYDSFTYNLVQYLGELGEEVIVRRNDKVELAEIDELKPDLIFLSPGPCSPDETGVTLEVIERYKDKIPMFGVCLGHQAIAQVFGGNVVRADRLMHGKSSNIFHDGSGIYKGLNNPMEAMRYHSLIVDLPGLPDCFEVTAATVEGEIMGIRHLEYPIEGVQFHPESIGTNDGKLLLKNVIQSRMKAIL; from the coding sequence ATGATTTATATGATCGACCATTATGATTCGTTTACGTACAACCTTGTCCAGTATTTAGGTGAACTTGGTGAGGAAGTGATTGTCAGACGAAACGATAAAGTCGAGTTAGCAGAGATTGACGAGTTAAAGCCTGATTTAATTTTTCTATCCCCGGGTCCATGTTCCCCTGATGAAACAGGGGTGACCTTAGAAGTTATAGAAAGGTATAAAGATAAAATCCCCATGTTCGGGGTCTGCCTTGGCCACCAGGCGATTGCCCAGGTTTTTGGTGGCAATGTCGTTCGAGCAGATCGGCTGATGCACGGGAAATCCTCCAACATCTTTCATGATGGAAGCGGCATCTATAAAGGGTTAAACAATCCGATGGAAGCGATGCGCTATCATTCTCTTATCGTAGATCTCCCTGGATTGCCGGACTGTTTTGAAGTGACAGCCGCTACAGTAGAAGGAGAAATCATGGGAATCCGTCACCTGGAGTATCCGATCGAAGGAGTCCAATTTCACCCGGAATCGATTGGAACAAATGATGGCAAGCTGCTTTTGAAAAATGTGATTCAAAGTCGCATGAAAGCTATTTTATAG